The Pseudomonas sp. TH06 genome has a window encoding:
- a CDS encoding tyrosine-protein phosphatase, translating to MFQRLLCSLSVLSLSIAAAHAAESVPLDTPRLKSIDNFRDIAGLTTAYATAHDGTMRSGVFYRSNALTPSAADLATLNSLGIKAVYDLRTPSEIAGTPDTMLSGATYENIDIIGSTTSGSNITNISFKSAADAIAMMEQTNRAFVSDAGMRGQFGKLFNELASVDGAQLFHCTAGKDRTGWTAAVLQSIAGVDNATIMANYLATNDYTAARVAATLKALPPSMAAIYAPLLGVEASYLQAGLDEVTAQYGSMDNYLKQGLGLSQETIYVLRGKLVEYNSLPGQAGLIGNAAAGAELLRQLQNSNLSGTYSAYNYYLQSAIDAGTLGGVESTVGGQVHADAASYLLRQNALIEQAAAPFASGTDLKVGQYRLWTTALAGYLGTDGSAHADSSNEHSQGLMVGITQRFTEQLSARGGFGYSNGSVGGAGGEVDTDFTFFNLGARYGFASLERGFYIDANASAGYIDYDSKRDLGGGLGSAKGDTHGNLAGATLALGYRVPVNGITLEPSFGVRVSHLDLAGFKEKGSELSLDVDDNTQTRRSAVANLDVSFAPMAVGNWQLVPGARVGYEHVLGDHQVDSEGHLLGLDIEQRAAFDNRDQFSGGVNLMASLGPVSVGAEVGASGGGDSHGFAGSLKASYSF from the coding sequence TCCGTGATATCGCCGGCCTCACCACGGCGTACGCCACGGCCCATGACGGCACGATGCGCAGTGGCGTGTTCTACCGTTCGAATGCACTGACACCGTCGGCGGCGGATCTGGCGACACTCAACAGCCTTGGCATCAAAGCCGTTTACGATTTGCGCACTCCCAGTGAAATCGCCGGCACACCGGACACGATGCTCAGTGGTGCGACCTACGAAAACATCGACATCATCGGCAGTACCACCTCCGGATCGAATATCACCAACATCTCATTCAAAAGCGCCGCCGACGCGATCGCCATGATGGAGCAGACCAACCGCGCGTTCGTCAGCGACGCGGGGATGCGCGGTCAATTCGGCAAACTGTTCAATGAACTGGCCAGTGTCGACGGCGCTCAACTGTTCCACTGCACGGCCGGCAAGGACCGCACTGGCTGGACCGCTGCGGTATTGCAGAGCATCGCCGGGGTCGACAACGCGACGATCATGGCCAACTACCTGGCGACCAACGACTACACGGCCGCCCGCGTCGCCGCGACCCTCAAGGCCCTGCCGCCAAGCATGGCCGCCATCTACGCGCCGCTGCTCGGTGTGGAAGCCAGCTATTTGCAGGCCGGTCTCGATGAAGTCACCGCGCAATACGGCAGCATGGACAACTACCTCAAGCAAGGTCTGGGGCTATCGCAGGAAACGATCTATGTCCTGCGCGGCAAATTGGTTGAGTACAACAGCCTGCCCGGGCAGGCGGGCCTGATCGGTAATGCGGCCGCAGGTGCCGAATTGTTGCGGCAGTTGCAGAACAGCAACCTGTCCGGCACCTACAGTGCCTACAACTATTATCTGCAGTCGGCCATCGACGCTGGCACTCTAGGCGGTGTCGAGTCCACGGTCGGCGGCCAGGTTCACGCCGATGCGGCCAGTTACCTGCTGCGCCAGAACGCGCTGATCGAACAGGCTGCCGCCCCGTTCGCCAGCGGCACCGATTTGAAAGTCGGCCAATATCGTTTGTGGACGACCGCGCTCGCCGGCTATTTGGGCACCGATGGTTCTGCACATGCGGATAGCAGCAATGAGCACAGCCAAGGCCTGATGGTCGGCATTACCCAGCGCTTCACCGAACAACTCAGCGCCCGCGGTGGCTTCGGTTATAGCAACGGTTCGGTAGGAGGGGCGGGTGGCGAAGTGGATACAGATTTCACCTTCTTCAACCTCGGCGCCCGTTACGGCTTCGCCAGTCTGGAGCGCGGCTTCTATATAGATGCCAACGCCAGCGCCGGTTATATCGACTACGACAGCAAGCGCGACCTCGGCGGTGGCCTCGGCTCAGCCAAGGGCGACACCCACGGCAATCTCGCAGGAGCGACATTGGCACTGGGCTACCGCGTACCGGTGAATGGGATAACGCTGGAGCCGAGCTTCGGGGTGCGCGTCAGCCATCTCGATCTTGCCGGCTTCAAGGAGAAGGGCAGCGAGCTTTCTCTGGATGTCGATGACAACACGCAAACCCGGCGCAGCGCGGTGGCCAATCTCGACGTGTCCTTCGCGCCGATGGCCGTGGGCAATTGGCAACTGGTGCCGGGCGCGCGCGTGGGTTACGAACATGTGCTCGGCGATCATCAGGTCGACAGCGAAGGTCATCTGTTGGGACTGGATATCGAACAACGCGCTGCTTTCGACAACCGCGATCAGTTCAGTGGCGGTGTCAACCTCATGGCCAGCCTTGGCCCAGTCAGCGTGGGCGCGGAAGTGGGGGCCAGCGGTGGTGGCGACAGTCACGGATTCGCCGGTAGCCTCAAGGCCAGTTATTCGTTCTAA
- a CDS encoding AraC family transcriptional regulator, translating into MFPPLPRQKIILRSEGLRSDDFGALFSNMFGNRYSDTPPPPSNIIIGGVYGRHEGVSFRRMHYYGDFSVSFPNPQDEITFVIPTAGKVVFNHSTESVGAAQIGLAIDKAEIRSMHFVDNHAQHGISINRNQLTERLSTLLGKPILQKIAFEPAVDLNTAAFQGIKALIDLATGSEFDLLINTGTLMPSRLREMLIDAVLEAWPHNFTEALCRPEPLIAPRHVKLAVEFIQAHPEQLVGGVELARLSNVSQRALQEGFRRFVGTSIVAYQRQVRLQRAYEALAQRHANSVTEVALRFGFSNVGRFCQYFQNAYGVSPADLRSRSGR; encoded by the coding sequence TTGTTCCCGCCCCTGCCCCGCCAGAAAATCATCCTCCGCTCCGAAGGTCTGCGCAGCGACGACTTCGGCGCCCTCTTCTCGAATATGTTTGGCAATCGCTATAGCGACACACCGCCCCCGCCGTCAAACATCATAATCGGCGGCGTCTACGGTCGGCATGAAGGTGTCAGCTTCCGCCGCATGCATTACTACGGCGACTTCTCGGTGTCCTTCCCCAACCCGCAAGACGAAATCACCTTCGTCATCCCCACCGCCGGCAAAGTCGTTTTCAACCACAGCACCGAATCCGTCGGCGCCGCGCAAATCGGCCTGGCCATCGACAAAGCCGAAATCCGCTCAATGCACTTTGTCGACAACCATGCCCAGCACGGGATTTCGATTAATCGCAATCAACTCACCGAGCGGTTGTCGACTTTATTAGGCAAACCGATTCTGCAAAAAATCGCCTTCGAGCCGGCTGTGGACTTGAACACCGCAGCATTCCAGGGAATCAAGGCATTGATCGATCTGGCGACGGGCAGCGAGTTCGATCTGCTGATCAACACCGGCACACTCATGCCGTCACGGCTGCGCGAGATGCTGATCGATGCGGTGCTGGAAGCGTGGCCGCACAACTTCACTGAAGCACTATGCCGTCCAGAGCCCCTGATTGCGCCACGGCATGTGAAGCTGGCGGTGGAATTCATTCAGGCACATCCAGAGCAGTTGGTCGGTGGCGTGGAGTTGGCGCGTTTGAGCAATGTCAGTCAGCGAGCCCTACAGGAAGGGTTTCGGCGGTTTGTCGGAACGTCGATTGTGGCGTATCAGCGCCAGGTGAGGTTGCAGCGAGCTTATGAAGCGCTGGCGCAACGGCACGCGAACTCGGTGACTGAGGTGGCGTTGCGGTTTGGCTTCAGCAATGTCGGGCGGTTTTGCCAGTACTTTCAAAATGCTTATGGCGTCAGCCCGGCAGACTTGAGATCCCGCTCGGGACGCTAG
- a CDS encoding ATP-binding cassette domain-containing protein: protein MTHVSRTPALVSLNQTGFQFANGETIFNALNLNFDYLPTAIVGRNGIGKSVLARLIAGHLQPTAGSVVSSVSVNYVSQSFVPTPGQTVAEATGAAPILAALERLNLGCASADDFDLIGERWDLPDRLRQLLDGAGLPHIAAGDLTKALSGGQQARIALIGALLSQAQLLVLDEPTNHLDSAGRQWLIKTLEAWRGGLIVVSHDRQLLERMQRIVELTPLGATVFTGSYPAFTQQRRIHEAAAQAQLDQARIERQRERSRLQREHDTIQRHAAGSRRNAQTANVSGFERAAMKAAAKEIMGHVRLGHQARKTDLDSRVRDAYAQVVPDSEVLINLPGSVVPSTRQVCTLLDACLPWLPLEAPSTRLNLAIHGPMRIAVSGPNGCGKSTLLNMIAGTVKPVSGECSTHVPFAFLDQQLTLLDDRTSIVEQLQAQQTPLDEGTLRSYLAHLQLNAQRVTLPCASLSGGERLKAALALALWRQVPAQLLLLDEPTNHLDLASVEAFEQALQTFPGAIVAVSHDQAFLRALNPTHDLHWHAEGWHLQPTS from the coding sequence ATGACTCACGTCTCGCGTACGCCTGCACTCGTCTCCCTGAATCAAACGGGTTTTCAATTCGCCAACGGCGAGACGATTTTCAATGCACTGAATCTGAACTTCGATTACCTGCCAACCGCTATCGTCGGTCGCAATGGCATTGGTAAGAGCGTGCTTGCACGGCTGATTGCCGGACACTTGCAGCCTACCGCCGGCAGCGTGGTGAGTTCGGTTTCGGTGAACTACGTTTCACAAAGCTTCGTTCCCACACCCGGACAAACGGTGGCAGAGGCTACAGGCGCGGCGCCGATACTGGCGGCGCTGGAACGACTCAATCTCGGCTGCGCCAGTGCCGATGATTTTGACCTTATTGGTGAGCGCTGGGATTTACCGGATCGCTTGCGGCAGTTACTGGATGGCGCCGGGTTGCCCCACATCGCAGCCGGCGATCTGACCAAGGCGCTCAGCGGTGGCCAGCAAGCCAGGATCGCCCTGATTGGCGCGCTGTTGAGTCAAGCGCAGTTACTGGTGCTGGATGAGCCGACCAATCATCTCGACAGCGCCGGCCGGCAATGGCTGATAAAAACACTTGAGGCATGGCGCGGAGGGTTGATAGTCGTCAGCCATGATCGGCAGTTGCTGGAACGAATGCAGCGAATCGTCGAGCTCACACCATTAGGCGCGACCGTTTTCACCGGGAGCTATCCAGCCTTCACGCAACAGCGCCGAATCCACGAGGCAGCGGCGCAGGCACAACTTGATCAAGCCCGAATCGAACGCCAACGCGAACGTTCACGACTGCAACGCGAGCACGATACGATCCAGCGCCATGCCGCCGGCAGCCGACGCAATGCGCAAACCGCTAACGTTTCCGGCTTCGAGCGGGCGGCGATGAAAGCCGCCGCGAAGGAAATCATGGGACATGTTCGCCTCGGCCACCAGGCACGTAAAACCGATCTGGACAGCCGTGTGCGTGACGCCTATGCGCAGGTTGTGCCAGACAGCGAGGTATTGATCAACCTGCCGGGCAGCGTTGTGCCGAGTACCCGACAAGTCTGCACGCTGCTTGATGCCTGCCTGCCGTGGCTACCGCTCGAAGCGCCCTCGACCCGGCTGAACCTCGCGATACACGGGCCGATGCGCATTGCCGTCAGCGGCCCCAATGGTTGCGGCAAATCAACCCTGCTGAACATGATCGCCGGTACAGTGAAGCCGGTGTCCGGTGAGTGCTCTACCCATGTACCGTTTGCCTTTCTCGATCAGCAACTGACGCTACTGGATGATCGGACATCCATCGTTGAACAACTACAGGCGCAGCAAACGCCGTTGGATGAAGGCACCTTGCGCAGTTACCTCGCACACCTGCAACTGAACGCGCAGCGTGTCACCCTGCCCTGTGCCTCGCTCAGTGGCGGTGAGCGCTTGAAAGCCGCTCTTGCCCTGGCGCTGTGGCGTCAGGTGCCCGCGCAATTGTTGCTGCTTGATGAGCCGACCAATCATCTTGACTTGGCATCGGTAGAAGCCTTTGAGCAGGCCTTACAGACATTTCCCGGAGCAATAGTCGCAGTTTCCCACGACCAGGCGTTTCTACGCGCGTTAAACCCGACCCATGATTTGCATTGGCACGCCGAAGGCTGGCATTTGCAACCGACGAGTTGA
- a CDS encoding DNA topoisomerase IB produces MPDTELTDALPSDLHYVDDAQPGITRKKLRGKFNYFEPSGQRITDADEIKRINALAVPPAYTDVWICPDPRGHLQATGRDARGRKQYRYHTRWREVRDADKYSRLREFGLALPKLRKQLEALLAAPGFSRDKVMATVITLLDATLIRVGNTQYARDNRSYGLTTLRSRHVEVNGSAILFQFRGKSGIEHQITVKDRRLARIIKRCLEIPGQNLFQYLDEHGERHTVSSSDVNTYLQTLTGADFTAKDYRTWAGSALALAVLRELKHESETEAKRHVVEMVKGVAKQLGNTPAVCRKCYIHPAVVEKFMLGALAELPRPRVRKGLRAEEVALAMFLERMSEMADAT; encoded by the coding sequence ATGCCCGACACCGAGCTGACCGACGCCCTGCCATCCGACCTGCATTACGTCGATGACGCGCAGCCCGGTATCACCCGCAAAAAGCTACGCGGCAAATTCAACTATTTCGAGCCGTCGGGTCAGCGCATTACCGATGCGGACGAAATAAAACGCATCAACGCCCTCGCGGTGCCACCTGCCTATACCGATGTGTGGATATGCCCCGACCCACGCGGACATCTGCAAGCCACCGGACGCGATGCTCGCGGTCGCAAACAATACCGCTATCACACACGCTGGCGCGAAGTGCGCGATGCCGACAAATACTCGCGGCTTCGTGAGTTCGGCCTGGCGTTACCGAAGCTGCGCAAGCAATTGGAAGCGCTGTTGGCAGCACCCGGTTTCAGTCGTGACAAAGTCATGGCCACGGTGATCACCCTGCTCGACGCCACTCTGATCCGGGTCGGCAACACGCAGTATGCGCGGGACAACCGTTCTTATGGACTGACCACCCTGCGCAGTCGGCATGTCGAGGTCAACGGCAGCGCGATTCTGTTCCAGTTCCGCGGCAAGAGTGGCATCGAACACCAGATCACGGTGAAGGATCGACGCCTGGCACGCATTATCAAGCGCTGCCTGGAGATTCCCGGACAGAATCTGTTTCAGTATCTGGATGAACATGGCGAACGGCATACCGTCAGCTCTTCCGACGTCAACACCTACCTGCAAACCCTGACCGGCGCCGACTTTACCGCCAAGGACTATCGCACCTGGGCCGGAAGCGCCCTGGCATTGGCGGTTTTGCGCGAACTCAAACATGAGTCCGAAACCGAAGCCAAACGGCATGTCGTGGAGATGGTCAAAGGCGTCGCCAAACAGCTGGGCAATACTCCGGCGGTATGCCGCAAGTGCTACATCCACCCGGCCGTGGTGGAAAAATTCATGCTCGGCGCCCTCGCCGAATTACCGCGCCCCCGCGTGCGCAAAGGCCTGCGCGCCGAAGAAGTGGCGCTGGCAATGTTTCTCGAACGGATGAGTGAAATGGCCGACGCGACTTGA
- the modC gene encoding molybdenum ABC transporter ATP-binding protein codes for MIDARLQLAYSGFSLDVDLHLPGRGVTALFGHSGSGKTTCLRCIAGLERAEHGFVRINDEVWQDSDNGIFVPPHKRALGYVFQEASLFAHLSVIANLQFGLKRIAKSQRRVDLAQATELLGIGHLLERHPQHLSGGERQRVGIARALLTSPKLLLMDEPLAALDSQRKNEILPYLQRLHDELDIPVLYVSHAQDEVARLADHLVLLSDGKALASGPIGETLARLDLPMAMGDDAGVIIEGQVSAYDADYQLLSLQLPATEMNIRVTHEPMSVGQALRCKVHARDISLTLQNSELSSILNRLPVTVVSEQAADNAAHVLIRLDAGGTPLLARITRFSRDQLGVHPGQQLWAQIKAVAVLA; via the coding sequence ATGATCGATGCACGTCTGCAACTTGCTTACTCAGGCTTCAGCCTGGATGTCGACCTGCATTTGCCGGGGCGTGGTGTCACCGCGCTGTTCGGCCACTCCGGCTCTGGAAAAACCACTTGCTTGCGCTGCATTGCCGGACTTGAACGTGCCGAGCATGGCTTTGTCCGGATCAACGATGAAGTCTGGCAAGACAGCGACAACGGCATTTTTGTCCCGCCGCACAAACGCGCACTGGGTTACGTGTTTCAAGAAGCCAGCTTGTTTGCACATTTGTCGGTCATCGCCAATCTGCAGTTCGGCCTCAAACGCATCGCCAAATCCCAGCGTCGGGTTGACTTGGCGCAAGCCACCGAACTGTTGGGCATCGGACATTTGCTGGAACGTCATCCGCAACATCTCTCCGGCGGCGAGCGTCAGCGTGTCGGCATCGCCCGGGCACTGCTGACCAGCCCGAAATTGCTACTGATGGACGAGCCGCTTGCGGCGCTCGACAGTCAGCGCAAAAACGAGATTCTGCCGTATCTGCAGCGTCTGCATGACGAACTGGATATTCCGGTGTTGTACGTCAGCCACGCGCAAGACGAAGTTGCCCGTCTCGCCGATCATCTGGTGTTGCTGAGCGACGGCAAGGCCTTGGCCAGCGGCCCGATCGGCGAAACCCTCGCCCGGCTCGATCTGCCCATGGCGATGGGCGATGACGCCGGGGTGATCATCGAGGGCCAGGTCAGCGCCTACGATGCCGATTATCAGTTGTTGAGTCTGCAACTGCCGGCCACTGAAATGAACATTCGCGTGACCCACGAACCGATGTCGGTCGGCCAGGCCTTGCGTTGCAAGGTACATGCGCGGGACATCAGCCTGACCCTGCAAAACAGCGAGTTGAGCAGCATCCTCAATCGTTTGCCGGTCACGGTGGTCAGCGAGCAGGCGGCAGACAATGCCGCCCATGTGCTGATCCGTCTCGACGCTGGCGGCACGCCGTTGTTGGCGCGCATCACACGGTTCTCACGCGATCAACTGGGCGTGCATCCGGGCCAGCAACTCTGGGCACAGATCAAGGCAGTCGCGGTACTCGCCTAA
- the modB gene encoding molybdate ABC transporter permease subunit yields the protein MSLTSADFAAIWLTLKLASLTTAILLVVGTPIALWLSRTRSWLRGPIGAIVALPLVLPPTVIGFYLLLMMGPHGFLGQFTQWLGLGTLTFSFTGLVIGSVIYSMPFVVQPLQNAFSAIGTRPLEVAATLRANPWDTFFSVILPLARPGFVTAAILGFAHTVGEFGVVLMIGGNIPDKTRVVSVQIYDHVEAMEYAQAHWLAGAMLVFSFLVLLALYSSRKTRAGWS from the coding sequence ATGTCGCTGACGAGTGCCGATTTCGCGGCGATCTGGCTGACCCTGAAACTGGCGTCCCTGACCACTGCGATTCTGTTGGTTGTCGGCACTCCGATTGCCCTGTGGCTGTCGCGCACCCGCTCATGGTTGCGCGGTCCGATCGGGGCCATCGTCGCCCTGCCCCTTGTGCTGCCACCGACCGTCATCGGCTTTTACCTATTGCTGATGATGGGGCCGCACGGGTTCCTCGGCCAGTTCACTCAGTGGCTGGGCCTTGGCACCCTGACGTTCAGTTTCACCGGACTGGTGATCGGTTCGGTGATCTATTCCATGCCGTTCGTGGTGCAACCGTTGCAAAACGCGTTCTCGGCGATCGGTACCCGCCCGCTGGAGGTGGCCGCGACCTTGCGCGCCAATCCGTGGGACACCTTTTTCAGCGTGATTCTGCCGCTGGCTCGCCCCGGGTTTGTCACTGCGGCCATTCTCGGCTTCGCGCACACCGTCGGTGAGTTCGGCGTGGTGCTGATGATCGGCGGCAACATTCCCGACAAGACCCGCGTGGTCTCTGTACAAATCTACGACCATGTAGAAGCGATGGAATACGCCCAGGCCCACTGGCTGGCTGGCGCGATGCTGGTGTTTTCGTTTCTGGTGTTGCTGGCGCTGTACTCCAGCCGCAAGACCCGCGCGGGCTGGAGCTGA
- the modA gene encoding molybdate ABC transporter substrate-binding protein yields the protein MTIRASRFAPTCLASLLAVFAIGAAQADEVQVAVAANFTAPIQAIAADFEKDTGHKLVAAYGATGQFYTQIKNGAPFEVFLSADDTTPEKLEKEGDTVKGSRFTYAIGTLALWSAKDGYVDAKGEVLKKNEYQHLSIANPKAAPYGLAATQVLEKLKLTEATKAKIVEGQNITQAYQFVSTGNAELGFVALSQIYKDGKVTSGSAWIVPASMHDPIKQDAVILNKGKDNAAAKALVEYLKGPKAAAVIKSYGYQL from the coding sequence ATGACCATTCGTGCCTCACGTTTTGCCCCTACCTGCCTGGCCTCTTTGCTTGCCGTGTTCGCCATCGGCGCTGCCCAGGCAGATGAAGTGCAGGTGGCTGTTGCCGCTAACTTCACCGCACCGATCCAGGCCATCGCCGCCGACTTCGAGAAAGACACCGGTCATAAACTGGTCGCAGCCTACGGCGCCACAGGCCAGTTCTACACCCAGATCAAGAACGGCGCGCCGTTCGAAGTGTTCCTTTCGGCTGACGACACCACCCCGGAAAAGCTCGAAAAAGAAGGCGATACCGTCAAGGGCTCGCGCTTCACTTACGCCATCGGCACCCTGGCGCTGTGGTCGGCCAAGGACGGTTACGTCGATGCCAAGGGTGAGGTTCTGAAGAAAAACGAATACCAACACCTGTCCATCGCCAACCCGAAAGCCGCGCCTTATGGCCTGGCCGCCACGCAAGTGCTGGAAAAACTGAAACTGACTGAAGCGACCAAAGCCAAGATCGTTGAAGGCCAGAACATCACTCAGGCCTACCAGTTCGTCTCCACTGGTAACGCCGAGCTGGGCTTCGTGGCGCTGTCGCAGATCTACAAGGACGGCAAAGTCACCAGCGGTTCGGCGTGGATCGTGCCGGCCAGCATGCATGACCCGATCAAACAGGACGCGGTCATCCTCAACAAAGGCAAGGACAACGCTGCCGCCAAGGCACTGGTTGAATACCTCAAGGGCCCGAAAGCCGCTGCGGTGATCAAGTCTTACGGTTACCAACTCTAA
- a CDS encoding nitronate monooxygenase, producing the protein MSQWPDTRILDLLGIELPIIQGPMAGATNSSMVIAVCNAGGLGSMPAAMLSIEQLREELKTIRANTDKPFNVNFFCHQPPAADEQRAIEWKNLLEPYYRELGVDFDAPTPVSNRAPFDATACELLEEFRPEVVSFHFGLPEKSLLDRVKATGAKILSSATTVDEAIWLEQNGCDAIIAMGYEAGGHRGMFLSDDLSSQVGTFALVPQIVDAVKVPVIAAGAIADARGVAAAFMLGASAAQVGTAYLFTPEAKISASHHKALRTAKESETAVTNIFTGRPARGILNRVMRELGPISPKAPAFPLAGGALMPLRAKDDAQFANLWAGQAFTLGRDLSSAKLTRQLAEDALAKLTHR; encoded by the coding sequence ATGAGCCAATGGCCAGATACCCGTATTCTCGATCTGCTCGGTATTGAACTGCCGATCATTCAGGGCCCGATGGCCGGTGCCACCAATTCATCCATGGTGATCGCGGTGTGCAACGCCGGAGGCCTGGGGTCAATGCCGGCGGCGATGCTGAGCATTGAGCAACTTCGCGAAGAACTGAAGACGATTCGCGCCAACACCGACAAACCATTCAACGTGAACTTCTTCTGCCATCAGCCACCCGCCGCCGATGAGCAGCGCGCGATTGAGTGGAAGAATCTGCTGGAGCCGTACTACCGCGAGCTGGGCGTCGACTTCGATGCACCGACTCCGGTTTCCAATCGGGCGCCTTTTGATGCGACCGCCTGCGAATTACTTGAAGAGTTTCGACCTGAAGTCGTGAGTTTCCATTTTGGCCTGCCGGAAAAATCCCTGCTTGATCGCGTCAAGGCAACCGGCGCGAAAATCCTCTCATCCGCTACCACCGTCGATGAGGCGATCTGGCTGGAACAAAACGGCTGCGACGCGATTATCGCCATGGGCTATGAGGCTGGCGGCCATCGCGGGATGTTTCTCAGCGATGATTTGAGCAGCCAGGTCGGTACGTTTGCACTGGTGCCGCAGATCGTCGACGCGGTCAAAGTACCGGTGATTGCCGCCGGGGCGATTGCCGATGCTCGAGGCGTAGCCGCGGCATTCATGCTGGGTGCCTCGGCGGCACAGGTGGGCACCGCATATCTGTTCACCCCGGAGGCGAAAATCAGCGCCTCGCATCACAAGGCTCTGCGCACGGCCAAAGAAAGCGAAACAGCCGTCACCAACATTTTCACCGGACGTCCAGCGCGGGGTATTCTCAACCGCGTGATGCGCGAACTCGGCCCGATCTCACCGAAAGCGCCGGCATTTCCTTTGGCCGGTGGTGCCCTGATGCCGCTGCGAGCGAAAGATGATGCACAATTCGCCAACCTCTGGGCCGGCCAGGCTTTCACCTTGGGCCGGGATTTGAGCAGCGCCAAACTGACTCGGCAGTTGGCAGAGGATGCACTAGCGAAGCTGACACACCGTTGA